A window from Triticum aestivum cultivar Chinese Spring chromosome 6D, IWGSC CS RefSeq v2.1, whole genome shotgun sequence encodes these proteins:
- the LOC123145869 gene encoding cell division protein FtsY homolog, chloroplastic isoform X2, with translation MRNPRKWKRKKVLMMVIIRISSLTTMMIGTKRRKYEILLVLHGTTGLNMLQQAKEFNDVVGIKGFILTKLDRTARVGCVVSVNRRTWSSSQVCWRRRRGEDLQPFDAEAFVEAIFP, from the exons ATGAGGAATCCAAGGAAGTGGAAGAGGAAGAAAGTTCTGATGATGGTGATAATTAG AATATCAAGTTTGACGACGATGATGATTGGAACCAAGAGGAGGAAGTAC GAGATCTTGCTGGTTCTGCATGGCACAACTGGATTAAATATGCTACAGCAAGCGAAGGAGTTCAACGAT GTTGTTGGAATCAAAGGATTCATCCTAACGAAATTAGACAGGACTGCTCGTGTTGGCTGTGTG GTGAGTGTTAATAGACGAACTTGGAGTTCCAGCCAAGTTTGTTGGCGTCGGCGAAGGGGTGAAGATCTCCAACCTTTTGATGCAGAAGCATTTGTTGAAGCCATTTTCCCATAA
- the LOC123141989 gene encoding uncharacterized protein isoform X2, translating to MLTSLRIPHCLNRLKVLLVLSCPVLEDMTLDCGVPALHYRGSLIPMEFAAPLKLTKLSIELLPCHSALGFIFNELPATLPRLEMLSLSCTQLEVDSVSRLSKFRSLHHLILNWTISDSARGTTDILDLGCLLEAAPFMEKLELHMVMDHFLHKRYCHEDGELRSLPSCPHSHLSLVHISGFIGEKDQLELALHILHNAAVLKALKIDPWPRTANPVRARVKSENRLASGWSVALEFLCKDDHRNVVSVLEDVGE from the exons ATGCTTACCAGTTTAAGGATTCCACATTGCCTGAATCGCCTTAAGGTTTTGCTTGTTCTGAGTTGCCCGGTACTTGAAGACATGACGTTAGATTGTGGAGTGCCAGCACTCCACTATAGAGGTTCATTGATACCAATGGAGTTTGCTGCACCTTTGAAGCTAACGAAACTATCGATTGAGTTATTACCTTGCCATTCTGCTCTAGGATTCATCTTCAATGAACTCCCAGCAACTCTCCCACGTCTTGAGATGCTCTCATTAAGTTGCACACAACTTGAG GTTGATTCAGTGAGCAGGCTTTCCAAATTTCGTTCTCTGCATCATTTGATATTAAACTGGACTATTTCTGACTCTGCACGCGGGACAACTGATATCCTCGACCTTGGTTGTCTCCTAGAGGCTGCCCCTTTCATGGAAAAACTAGAATTGCAT ATGGTAATGGACCATTTCCTACACAAGCGGTACTGTCATGAAGACGGCGAGCTGAGGAGTCTCCCTTCATGCCCGCACTCACATCTCAGTTTGGTGCATATAAGCGGATTCATCGGCGAGAAAGATCAACTGGAGCTGGCGCTTCATATTCTCCACAATGCTGCGGTTCTCAAAGCATTGAAGATCGATCCATGGCCGAGAACAGCTAACCCTGTACGAGCGCGCGTCAAGTCGGAAAACCGTCTTGCCAGTGGCTGGAGTGTTGCATTGGAATTTCTTTGCAAAGATGATCACCGCAATGTCGTCAGCGTGCTTGAAGATGTGGGGGAGTAG
- the LOC123145866 gene encoding serine/threonine-protein kinase OSR1 isoform X4 translates to MVGSGSKHAAGGSGGGGGGERRKYPIRAEDYELYEEIGQGVSAIVYRALCRPLGETVAVKVLDFEHTNSNLNNIMREAQTMILIDHPNVVKAICSFANNQTLWVVMPYMAGGSCLHIMKSVYPDGFEEAVIATLLREVLRGLEYLHHHGHIHRDVKAGNILVDSRGGVKLGDFGVSACLFESGDRQRARNTFVGTPCWMAPEVMEQLHGYDFKADIWSFGITALELAHGHAPFSKYPPMKVLLMTLQNAPPGLDYERDKKFSRHFKQMVAMCLVKEPSKRPTATKLLKQSFFKQARSHDYIVRKLLEGLPGLGARYQALKEKDEHLLAQKKMPDGRKEEISQDEYKRGISSWNFDIDDLKSQASLISECEDTISSKDTDISSIYDFDTSLQEQALEGSLFSMKYDTDIENDVMANDKSAVSSPEQSVCLSRASLCGTSNGVLVNGHVRKHSSMESSDLDLQEKDLDAIPTSSFQERKCSFSSCSSDGFLSSKESSKPQINIHNRDKGSGGVLQVADEPSPEAISRAHKSLVSNVDEHDDRSKPPLIQQRGRFKVTPGNVELDKAHSPGLQKSHSMQLEAAQEKEKELVNEVLELQWRLLCAQDEVQRLKAKAAQI, encoded by the exons ATGGTCGGGTCGGGGTCGAAGCATGCCGCgggcgggagcggcggcggcggcggcggggagaggcgCAAGTACCCGATCCGCGCCGAGGACTACGAACTGTACGAGGAGATCGGCCAGGGCGTCAGCGCCATCGTCTACCGCGCGCTCTGCAGGCCGCTCGGCGAGACCGTCGCCGTCAAGGTGCTCGACTTCGAGCACACCAACAGCAACCTG AACAATATCATGCGTGAAGCTCAGACAATGATTCTTATAGACCATCCTAATGTTGTTAAGGCGATCTGTTCATTTGCAAATAACCAAACGTTATGGGTAGTTATGCCGTACATGGCTGGAGGATCTTGTCTTCACATAATGAAATCAGTCTATCCGGATGGTTTCGAGGAAGCTGTCATTGCAACGCTGCTCCGTGAAGTTCTAAGAGGATTGGAATATCTTCATCATCATGGGCATATACATCGTGATGTCAAG GCAGGAAATATCCTAGTTGATTCTCGTGGTGGAGTTAAGCTTGGAGATTTTGGGGTTTCTGCTTGCCTTTTTGAATCCGGTGACAGACAGCGGGCTAGAAACACTTTCGTGGGAACTCCTTGCTG GATGGCACCAGAGGTAATGGAGCAACTACATGGATATGATTTCAA GGCAGATATATGGTCCTTTGGAATTACTGCACTTGAACTTGCCCATGGTCACGCCCCTTTCTCAAAGTACCCTCCCATGAAG GTCTTGCTTATGACACTTCAAAATGCTCCCCCCGGTCTTGATTATGAAAGAGATAAGAAATTCTCAAGG CACTTCAAGCAAatggtagctatgtgtttggtaaAAGAGCCTTCAAAAAGGCCGACTGCAACAAAATTGCTCAAGCAATCCTTTTTCAAGCAAGCTCGTTCCCATGATTACATTGTTCGAAAGCTTTTGGAGGGATTGCCTGGCCTTGGCGCCAGATATCAAGCTTTGAAG GAAAAGGATGAACATTTACTTGCTCAAAAGAAAATGCCTGATGGTAGAAAGGAAGAAATCTCGCAG GATGAATACAAAAGGGGTATCAGCAGCTGGAACTTTGACATTGATGACCTGAAGTCTCAAGCCTCACTG ATTTCAGAGTGTGAGGACACAATATCATCTAAAGATACAGATATATCTTCTATCTATGACTTCGACACCAGCTTGCAGGAGCAAGCACTCGAAGGGTCTCTTTTTTCAATGAAGTATGATACTGACATC GAAAATGATGTCATGGCCAATGATAAGTCAGCTGTTTCATCACCCGAGCAGTCTGTTTGTCTATCAAG GGCATCTCTATGTGGAACTTCTAATGGGGTACTGGTAAATGGCCATGTCAGGAAACACAGCTCTATGGAAAGCAGTGATTTGGACTTGCAAGAGAAAGATTTGGATGCTATTCCAACAAGCTCATTTCAGGAAAGGAAGTGTTCTTTCAGTTCTTGCTCATCAGATGGTTTTCTTTCTTCCAAAGAGAG CTCTAAGCCACAAATCAACATTCATAACCGTGACAAGGGTAGCGGAGGGGTCTTGCAAGTAGCAGATGAGCCATCTCCTGAAGCTATTTCTAGGGCACATAAATCATTGG TATCAAATGTTGACGAACATGATGATAGATCAAAACCTCCACTTATACAGCAAAGAGGTCGTTTTAAAGTTACACCTGGGAATGTCGAGTTGGATAAG GCTCACTCACCTGGCCTACAAAAGTCTCACAGCATGCAG
- the LOC123141989 gene encoding uncharacterized protein isoform X1: MLTSLRIPHCLNRLKVLLVLSCPVLEDMTLDCGVPALHYRGSLIPMEFAAPLKLTKLSIELLPCHSALGFIFNELPATLPRLEMLSLSCTQLEKVDSVSRLSKFRSLHHLILNWTISDSARGTTDILDLGCLLEAAPFMEKLELHMVMDHFLHKRYCHEDGELRSLPSCPHSHLSLVHISGFIGEKDQLELALHILHNAAVLKALKIDPWPRTANPVRARVKSENRLASGWSVALEFLCKDDHRNVVSVLEDVGE, translated from the exons ATGCTTACCAGTTTAAGGATTCCACATTGCCTGAATCGCCTTAAGGTTTTGCTTGTTCTGAGTTGCCCGGTACTTGAAGACATGACGTTAGATTGTGGAGTGCCAGCACTCCACTATAGAGGTTCATTGATACCAATGGAGTTTGCTGCACCTTTGAAGCTAACGAAACTATCGATTGAGTTATTACCTTGCCATTCTGCTCTAGGATTCATCTTCAATGAACTCCCAGCAACTCTCCCACGTCTTGAGATGCTCTCATTAAGTTGCACACAACTTGAG AAGGTTGATTCAGTGAGCAGGCTTTCCAAATTTCGTTCTCTGCATCATTTGATATTAAACTGGACTATTTCTGACTCTGCACGCGGGACAACTGATATCCTCGACCTTGGTTGTCTCCTAGAGGCTGCCCCTTTCATGGAAAAACTAGAATTGCAT ATGGTAATGGACCATTTCCTACACAAGCGGTACTGTCATGAAGACGGCGAGCTGAGGAGTCTCCCTTCATGCCCGCACTCACATCTCAGTTTGGTGCATATAAGCGGATTCATCGGCGAGAAAGATCAACTGGAGCTGGCGCTTCATATTCTCCACAATGCTGCGGTTCTCAAAGCATTGAAGATCGATCCATGGCCGAGAACAGCTAACCCTGTACGAGCGCGCGTCAAGTCGGAAAACCGTCTTGCCAGTGGCTGGAGTGTTGCATTGGAATTTCTTTGCAAAGATGATCACCGCAATGTCGTCAGCGTGCTTGAAGATGTGGGGGAGTAG
- the LOC123145869 gene encoding cell division protein FtsY homolog, chloroplastic isoform X1 produces the protein MIRSFDCQDGEEKTEKDVDMRNPRKWKRKKVLMMVIIRISSLTTMMIGTKRRKYEILLVLHGTTGLNMLQQAKEFNDVVGIKGFILTKLDRTARVGCVVSVNRRTWSSSQVCWRRRRGEDLQPFDAEAFVEAIFP, from the exons ATGATTCGTTCATTCGACTGCCAG GATGGAGAGGAGAAAACTGAAAAGGATGTTGATATGAGGAATCCAAGGAAGTGGAAGAGGAAGAAAGTTCTGATGATGGTGATAATTAG AATATCAAGTTTGACGACGATGATGATTGGAACCAAGAGGAGGAAGTAC GAGATCTTGCTGGTTCTGCATGGCACAACTGGATTAAATATGCTACAGCAAGCGAAGGAGTTCAACGAT GTTGTTGGAATCAAAGGATTCATCCTAACGAAATTAGACAGGACTGCTCGTGTTGGCTGTGTG GTGAGTGTTAATAGACGAACTTGGAGTTCCAGCCAAGTTTGTTGGCGTCGGCGAAGGGGTGAAGATCTCCAACCTTTTGATGCAGAAGCATTTGTTGAAGCCATTTTCCCATAA